Proteins encoded within one genomic window of Calonectris borealis chromosome 1, bCalBor7.hap1.2, whole genome shotgun sequence:
- the FAM107B gene encoding protein FAM107B isoform X1, translating into MAEPDYIDDDNPELIRPQKLINPVKSSRNHQDLHRELLMNQKRGLAPQNKPELQKVMEKRKRDQVIKQQKEEEAQKKKSDLEIELLKRQQKLEQLELEQQKIQEEQENAPEFVKVKGNLRRTVQEATEAPDS; encoded by the exons ATGGCTGAACCAGACTACATAGATGATGACAATCCTGAATTAATTAGACCTCAGAAATTAATTAATCCTGTGAAGTCATCCCGGAATCATCAAGATCTCCATAGAGAGCTGCTTATGAATCAGAAAAG GGGTCTTGCACCTCAGAACAAACCAGAGTTAcagaaggtgatggagaaaaggAAACGAGATCAAGTtattaaacaacaaaaagaagaggaagcacaaaagaagaaatcagacCTGGAAATAGAGCTACTGAAACGGCAGCAGAAACTGGAGCAG CTGGAACTGGAGCAACAGAAGATAcaggaagagcaggaaaatgCGCCTGAATTTGTCAAAGTCAAGGGCAACTTGAGGAGGACGGTCCAGGAAGCAACAGAAGCACCAGACTCCTAG
- the FAM107B gene encoding protein FAM107B isoform X2 → MAEPDYIDDDNPELIRPQKLINPVKSSRNHQDLHRELLMNQKRGLAPQNKPELQKVMEKRKRDQVIKQQKEEEAQKKKSDLEIELLKRQQKLEQEPHMVSAFGQMNPAPDNRNVCGALTSFNH, encoded by the exons ATGGCTGAACCAGACTACATAGATGATGACAATCCTGAATTAATTAGACCTCAGAAATTAATTAATCCTGTGAAGTCATCCCGGAATCATCAAGATCTCCATAGAGAGCTGCTTATGAATCAGAAAAG GGGTCTTGCACCTCAGAACAAACCAGAGTTAcagaaggtgatggagaaaaggAAACGAGATCAAGTtattaaacaacaaaaagaagaggaagcacaaaagaagaaatcagacCTGGAAATAGAGCTACTGAAACGGCAGCAGAAACTGGAGCAG GAACCGCATATGGTGTCTGCCTTTGGTCAAATGAATCCTGCACCAGACAACAGGAATGTGTGTGGAGCACTGACCTCATTTAACCACTGA